In Mastacembelus armatus chromosome 5, fMasArm1.2, whole genome shotgun sequence, a single genomic region encodes these proteins:
- the ankrd52b gene encoding serine/threonine-protein phosphatase 6 regulatory ankyrin repeat subunit C isoform X1, whose translation MELRNIQDQSPLVQAIFSRNAEEVTFLLSHNEDVNSLDQEQSTPLHAAAYLGDVHIMDLLITSDANVNAKDQGLLTPLHRAAASRNERAVELLLKHRAEVNARDKFWHTPLHMAAANWATGCAEALIPHVCSLDVTDRSGRTPLHHASHSGHGKMVNLLLNKGANAHAKDKKEKQAIHWAAYLGHLEIVKLLVCHSADVMCKDKCGYTPIHAASATGQLDVVKYLLSLGVETDEPNVFGNTALHMACHTGQDTVANELVNCGANINQPNYHGNTPLHLAAASSSGVLCLELLINNGADVNMQNKEGQSPLHLATMHGRFTGSQILIQNGGEIDCVDMHGNTPLHVAARYGQELLISTLLTNGADKAKQGIHGMLPLHLAALYGFPDCCRKLLFNGQFYNIMSSVGFDINITDDHGRTCLHAAASGGNVDCLNLLLNSGADLHVKDNLGRSPLHYAAAKGNRQCTISLVKAGAEISDLDLTGCSPLHYAAASDTFFGGVTDSELDYSVEKEQEASMCLDYLLDNGANPTLKNCKGFSAVHYAAAYGNKQHLELLLEISFNCLEEVESNIPVSPLHLAAYYGHCEALRLLCETLVSLDVRDIQGRTALHLAAQRGFVSCVEVLLKHQASCTLKEHRRKWTALHAAAAEGQVDCLLLLVNREQSANIIDSPDIQGQTALMLAALGRHTDCVHILLEKGAKADAADKKGFTALHRAAMLGSEDCVSALLEHGASALCRDTQGRTPLHFAASCGHTELLRILLKAALKADPLDSMLDHRGYTPIHWAAYHGHVGCLHILLENKHFCNQEGNLFTPLHCALVNGHDVVAGLLVKTVGCRMVIVSDAKGRTPLHAAAYSGNVAGLQLLLAQGAEVNAVDHCGCSALMVAADCGQTTAVEFLLHKAKPDLTLVDVSNNTALHLACSKGHEMCALLILGEISDSSLINATNSALQMPLHIAARKGLATVVQVLLSRGAAVMAVDQEGHTPALACAPNKNVADCLALILSTMKPFSPREAASGPASHFNPILKNCIASTCGSSGNLCHA comes from the exons ATGGAGCTTAGAAATATCCAGGACCAG TCTCCGTTGGTCCAGGCGATATTCAGCCGAAATGCAGAAGAAGTGACATTTTTGTTGAGCCACAATGAAGATGTCAATTCACTG GACCAAGAACAAAGCACACCACTTCATGCTGCTGCTTATTTGGGTGATGTCCACATTATGGACCTACTTATCACTTCAG ATGCAAATGTCAACGCTAAGGACCAGGGTTTGCTGACGCCATTACATCGAGCAGCTGCCTCCCGAAATGAA AGGGCTGTGGAGCTGCTACTAAAGCACAGAGCAGAGGTCAACGCACGGGATAAGTTCTGGCATACACCTTTGCACATGGCAGCTGCAAACTGGGCTACAGGCTGTGCTGAAGCTCTGATACCACATGTCTGCAGCCTGGATGTTACAGACAGGTCAGGAAGGACACCACTACATCATGCATCGCACAGTGGCCATGGAAAG ATGGTGAACTTGCTCCTGAACAAAGGTGCCAATGCACATGCCAAGGACAAGAAGGAAAAGCAGGCAATCCACTGGGCAGCTTACCTTG GGCATTTGGAGATTGTGAAGCTGCTCGTGTGTCATAGTGCAGATGTGATGTGTAAGGACAAATGTGGTTACACTCCAATCCATGCTGCATCCGCCACTGGACAGTTAGATGTGGTCAAGTATCTGTTGAGCCTGGGAGTGGAG actgatgaaccCAACGTTTTTGGAAACACTGCACTCCACATGGCCTGTCACACAGGGCAGGACACGGTGGCCAACGAGCTGGTGAACTGCGGCGCAAACATCAATCAGCCCAACTACCATGGAAACACACCACTGCATCTGGCTGCCGCTTCCTCCAGTGGGGTGCTGTGTCTCGAGCTGCTAATTAACAACGGAGCTGATGTCAACATGCAG AATAAAGAAGGACAGAGCCCTTTGCATTTGGCTACTATGCACGGACGCTTCACAGGCTCCCAGATTCTCATCCAAAATG GCGGCGAGATTGACTGTGTTGATATGCATGGAAACACTCCTCTTCATGTTGCTGCCAGATATGGTCAGGAGCTGCTGATCAGCACTCTGCTGACAAATGGGGCTGACAAGGCCAA ACAGGGGATTCATGGGATGCTCCCACTACATTTGGCAGCCCTGTATGGATTTCCAGATTGTTGTCGAAAGCTACTGTTTAATG GCCAGTTTTACAACATTATGTCGTCAGTTGGGTTCGATATCAACATCACAGACGACCATGGGAGGACCTGCCTGCACGCAGCTGCTTCTGGAGG AAATGTTGATTGTCTCAACTTGCTGTTAAACAGTGGTGCTGACCTGCATGTAAAGGATAATTTGGGAAG GTCTCCTTTGCACTATGCTGCAGCCAAAGGGAACAGACAATGTACAATCTCCCTGGTGAAAGCTGGAGCTGAAATCAGTGATTTGGATCTGACAGGCTGCAGTCCTTTGCACtatgctgctgcttcagacaCCTTCTTTGG aggagtcacagacTCTGAGCTTGACTACAGTGTAGAGAAGGAACAAGAGGCTTCTAT GTGTTTGGACTATTTGCTTGACAACGGGGCGAACCCAACTCTGAAGAACTGTAAGGGCTTCAGCGCTGTGCACTATGCAGCAGCTTATGGGAACAAACAGCACCTGGAACTG CTCCTGGAGATTTCGTTTAACTGTTTGGAAGAAGTTGAAAGTAATATCCCAGTCAGTCCTTTGCACTTAGCT GCATACTATGGCCACTGTGAGGCCCTGCGTTTGCTCTGTGAGACATTAGTGAGTCTGGATGTGCGTGACATTCAAGGCCGAACCGCCCTCCACCTGGCTGCACAGAGAGGTTTTGTCTCCTGTGTGGAGGTGCTGTTGAAACATCAAGCCTCCTGCACACTGAAAGAGCACAGGCGCAAGTGGACAGCTCTCCatgctgcag ctgctgaggGCCAGGTGGACTGTTTGCTTCTCCTGGTCAACAGGGAACAAAGTGCCAACATCATTGACAGTCCTGACATACAAGGACA GACGGCTCTAATGCTGGCAGCTCTGGGACGTCACACAGACTGTGTCCACATCCTTTTGGAAAAAGGAGCAAAGGCTGATGCTGCAGATAAAAAGGGCTTTACTGCATTACACAGAGCT GCCATGCTGGGCAGTGAGGACTGTGTATCTGCTCTGTTGGAACATGGAGCATCTGCATTGTGTAGAGACACTCAGGGAAGGACCCCGCTGCACTTTGCAGCCTCCTGTGGCCACACAGAGCTGCTACGCATTTTGCTAAAGGCTGCTCTGAAAGCTGACCCTCTGGACTCCATGTTGGACCACAGAGGCTACACACCCATCCACTGGGCTGCCTACCATG GGCATGTAGGATGTTTACATATTTTacttgaaaataaacatttctgcaACCAGGAAGGAAATCTGTTCACCCCGTTGCACTGTGCTCT AGTTAATGGACATGATGTAGTTGCTGGACTTCTGGTGAAGACTGTTGGCTGTCGAATGGTAATCGTCAGTGATGCCAAAGGAAG GACCCCGCTGCACGCAGCTGCTTATTCAGGAAATGTTGCTGGGCTCCAGCTGCTCCTGGCCCAGGGAGCAGAGGTCAATGCTGTGGATCACTGTGGGTGCTCTGCTCTGATGGTTGCTGCTGACTGTGGACAGACCACGGCTGTTG AGTTCTTGCTGCACAAAGCAAAGCCTGACCTGACCCTGGTGGATGTCAGTAATAACACAGCCCTGCACTTAGCCTGCAgcaag GGTCATGAGATGTGTGCCCTATTGATCCTGGGAGAGATCAGCGACTCTTCTCTCATAAATGCAACAAACAGTGCTCTCCAAAT GCCCCTTCACATTGCAGCAAGGAAAGGCCTGGCAACTGTAGTGCAGGTGTTACTGAGCAGAGGTGCAGCAGTCATGGCTGTAGATCAAGAAG GCCACACACCAGCTCTGGCCTGTGCCCCGAACAAAAACGTGGCAGACTGCCTGGCCCTGATCCTCTCCACTATGAAGCCTTTTTCTCCCAGAGAGGCTGCCAGTGGTCCGGCCTCTCACTTCAACCCCATCCTAAAAAACTGCATTGCTTCCACGTGCGGGTCCAGTGGAAATCTGTGTCACGCCTGA
- the ankrd52b gene encoding serine/threonine-protein phosphatase 6 regulatory ankyrin repeat subunit C isoform X2 has protein sequence MDLLITSDANVNAKDQGLLTPLHRAAASRNERAVELLLKHRAEVNARDKFWHTPLHMAAANWATGCAEALIPHVCSLDVTDRSGRTPLHHASHSGHGKMVNLLLNKGANAHAKDKKEKQAIHWAAYLGHLEIVKLLVCHSADVMCKDKCGYTPIHAASATGQLDVVKYLLSLGVETDEPNVFGNTALHMACHTGQDTVANELVNCGANINQPNYHGNTPLHLAAASSSGVLCLELLINNGADVNMQNKEGQSPLHLATMHGRFTGSQILIQNGGEIDCVDMHGNTPLHVAARYGQELLISTLLTNGADKAKQGIHGMLPLHLAALYGFPDCCRKLLFNGQFYNIMSSVGFDINITDDHGRTCLHAAASGGNVDCLNLLLNSGADLHVKDNLGRSPLHYAAAKGNRQCTISLVKAGAEISDLDLTGCSPLHYAAASDTFFGGVTDSELDYSVEKEQEASMCLDYLLDNGANPTLKNCKGFSAVHYAAAYGNKQHLELLLEISFNCLEEVESNIPVSPLHLAAYYGHCEALRLLCETLVSLDVRDIQGRTALHLAAQRGFVSCVEVLLKHQASCTLKEHRRKWTALHAAAAEGQVDCLLLLVNREQSANIIDSPDIQGQTALMLAALGRHTDCVHILLEKGAKADAADKKGFTALHRAAMLGSEDCVSALLEHGASALCRDTQGRTPLHFAASCGHTELLRILLKAALKADPLDSMLDHRGYTPIHWAAYHGHVGCLHILLENKHFCNQEGNLFTPLHCALVNGHDVVAGLLVKTVGCRMVIVSDAKGRTPLHAAAYSGNVAGLQLLLAQGAEVNAVDHCGCSALMVAADCGQTTAVEFLLHKAKPDLTLVDVSNNTALHLACSKGHEMCALLILGEISDSSLINATNSALQMPLHIAARKGLATVVQVLLSRGAAVMAVDQEGHTPALACAPNKNVADCLALILSTMKPFSPREAASGPASHFNPILKNCIASTCGSSGNLCHA, from the exons ATGGACCTACTTATCACTTCAG ATGCAAATGTCAACGCTAAGGACCAGGGTTTGCTGACGCCATTACATCGAGCAGCTGCCTCCCGAAATGAA AGGGCTGTGGAGCTGCTACTAAAGCACAGAGCAGAGGTCAACGCACGGGATAAGTTCTGGCATACACCTTTGCACATGGCAGCTGCAAACTGGGCTACAGGCTGTGCTGAAGCTCTGATACCACATGTCTGCAGCCTGGATGTTACAGACAGGTCAGGAAGGACACCACTACATCATGCATCGCACAGTGGCCATGGAAAG ATGGTGAACTTGCTCCTGAACAAAGGTGCCAATGCACATGCCAAGGACAAGAAGGAAAAGCAGGCAATCCACTGGGCAGCTTACCTTG GGCATTTGGAGATTGTGAAGCTGCTCGTGTGTCATAGTGCAGATGTGATGTGTAAGGACAAATGTGGTTACACTCCAATCCATGCTGCATCCGCCACTGGACAGTTAGATGTGGTCAAGTATCTGTTGAGCCTGGGAGTGGAG actgatgaaccCAACGTTTTTGGAAACACTGCACTCCACATGGCCTGTCACACAGGGCAGGACACGGTGGCCAACGAGCTGGTGAACTGCGGCGCAAACATCAATCAGCCCAACTACCATGGAAACACACCACTGCATCTGGCTGCCGCTTCCTCCAGTGGGGTGCTGTGTCTCGAGCTGCTAATTAACAACGGAGCTGATGTCAACATGCAG AATAAAGAAGGACAGAGCCCTTTGCATTTGGCTACTATGCACGGACGCTTCACAGGCTCCCAGATTCTCATCCAAAATG GCGGCGAGATTGACTGTGTTGATATGCATGGAAACACTCCTCTTCATGTTGCTGCCAGATATGGTCAGGAGCTGCTGATCAGCACTCTGCTGACAAATGGGGCTGACAAGGCCAA ACAGGGGATTCATGGGATGCTCCCACTACATTTGGCAGCCCTGTATGGATTTCCAGATTGTTGTCGAAAGCTACTGTTTAATG GCCAGTTTTACAACATTATGTCGTCAGTTGGGTTCGATATCAACATCACAGACGACCATGGGAGGACCTGCCTGCACGCAGCTGCTTCTGGAGG AAATGTTGATTGTCTCAACTTGCTGTTAAACAGTGGTGCTGACCTGCATGTAAAGGATAATTTGGGAAG GTCTCCTTTGCACTATGCTGCAGCCAAAGGGAACAGACAATGTACAATCTCCCTGGTGAAAGCTGGAGCTGAAATCAGTGATTTGGATCTGACAGGCTGCAGTCCTTTGCACtatgctgctgcttcagacaCCTTCTTTGG aggagtcacagacTCTGAGCTTGACTACAGTGTAGAGAAGGAACAAGAGGCTTCTAT GTGTTTGGACTATTTGCTTGACAACGGGGCGAACCCAACTCTGAAGAACTGTAAGGGCTTCAGCGCTGTGCACTATGCAGCAGCTTATGGGAACAAACAGCACCTGGAACTG CTCCTGGAGATTTCGTTTAACTGTTTGGAAGAAGTTGAAAGTAATATCCCAGTCAGTCCTTTGCACTTAGCT GCATACTATGGCCACTGTGAGGCCCTGCGTTTGCTCTGTGAGACATTAGTGAGTCTGGATGTGCGTGACATTCAAGGCCGAACCGCCCTCCACCTGGCTGCACAGAGAGGTTTTGTCTCCTGTGTGGAGGTGCTGTTGAAACATCAAGCCTCCTGCACACTGAAAGAGCACAGGCGCAAGTGGACAGCTCTCCatgctgcag ctgctgaggGCCAGGTGGACTGTTTGCTTCTCCTGGTCAACAGGGAACAAAGTGCCAACATCATTGACAGTCCTGACATACAAGGACA GACGGCTCTAATGCTGGCAGCTCTGGGACGTCACACAGACTGTGTCCACATCCTTTTGGAAAAAGGAGCAAAGGCTGATGCTGCAGATAAAAAGGGCTTTACTGCATTACACAGAGCT GCCATGCTGGGCAGTGAGGACTGTGTATCTGCTCTGTTGGAACATGGAGCATCTGCATTGTGTAGAGACACTCAGGGAAGGACCCCGCTGCACTTTGCAGCCTCCTGTGGCCACACAGAGCTGCTACGCATTTTGCTAAAGGCTGCTCTGAAAGCTGACCCTCTGGACTCCATGTTGGACCACAGAGGCTACACACCCATCCACTGGGCTGCCTACCATG GGCATGTAGGATGTTTACATATTTTacttgaaaataaacatttctgcaACCAGGAAGGAAATCTGTTCACCCCGTTGCACTGTGCTCT AGTTAATGGACATGATGTAGTTGCTGGACTTCTGGTGAAGACTGTTGGCTGTCGAATGGTAATCGTCAGTGATGCCAAAGGAAG GACCCCGCTGCACGCAGCTGCTTATTCAGGAAATGTTGCTGGGCTCCAGCTGCTCCTGGCCCAGGGAGCAGAGGTCAATGCTGTGGATCACTGTGGGTGCTCTGCTCTGATGGTTGCTGCTGACTGTGGACAGACCACGGCTGTTG AGTTCTTGCTGCACAAAGCAAAGCCTGACCTGACCCTGGTGGATGTCAGTAATAACACAGCCCTGCACTTAGCCTGCAgcaag GGTCATGAGATGTGTGCCCTATTGATCCTGGGAGAGATCAGCGACTCTTCTCTCATAAATGCAACAAACAGTGCTCTCCAAAT GCCCCTTCACATTGCAGCAAGGAAAGGCCTGGCAACTGTAGTGCAGGTGTTACTGAGCAGAGGTGCAGCAGTCATGGCTGTAGATCAAGAAG GCCACACACCAGCTCTGGCCTGTGCCCCGAACAAAAACGTGGCAGACTGCCTGGCCCTGATCCTCTCCACTATGAAGCCTTTTTCTCCCAGAGAGGCTGCCAGTGGTCCGGCCTCTCACTTCAACCCCATCCTAAAAAACTGCATTGCTTCCACGTGCGGGTCCAGTGGAAATCTGTGTCACGCCTGA
- the LOC113130482 gene encoding natural resistance-associated macrophage protein 2-like isoform X1, translated as MTSNDTKGVESYKIRDIVDFGTSSKLEMKGEKNEKSKLYDSSQDNGVQTNQYSSIAPAASPVAQEDPFTTYFEEKVPIPENVNQIFSFRKLWAFTGPGFLMSIAYLDPGNIESDLQSGAVAGFKLLWVLLGSTIIGLLLQRLAARLGVVTGMHLAEVCNRQYPTVPRVILWLMIELAIIGSDMQEVIGCAIALNLLSVGRIPLWGGVLITITDTFVFLFLDKYGLRKLEAFFGFLITVMAVSFGYEYVLVNPNQGGVLKGMFVPYCAGCGSQQLEQAVGIVGAVIMPHNIYLHSALVKSREVDRKNKKDVKEANKYFFIESAIALFISFLINVFVVAVFAQAFYNKTNMDVNAECNATGSPHTDLFPLNNDTLQVDIYKGGIVLGCFFGPAALYIWAIGILAAGQSSTMTGTYSGQFVMEGFLNLRWSRFARVLLTRSIAITPTLLVAIFQDVRHLTGMNDFLNVLQSMQLPFALIPILTFTSLTSIMNDFANGLVWKISGGIVILMVCAINMYFVVVYVTSLNSVLYYVLAGFISVAYLCFILYLVWHCLIALGVSCLDFGSRMQVGLSRHTDIYLLNDMDGA; from the exons ATGACGTCTAATGACACAAAAGGGGTTGAGTCATATAAAATCAGAGACATTGTGGACTTTGGGACCAGCAGTAAGTTGGAGATGAAGggagaaaagaatgaaaagtcCAAACTTT ATGACTCCAGTCAGGACAATGGAGTCCAGACAAACCAGTACAGCTCCATCGCTCCTGCTGCCTCACCTGTGGCCCAGGAGGACCCTTTCACCACGTATTTTGAAGAGAAGGTGCCCATTCCCGAGAATGTAAACCAG ATATTCAGTTTCCGTAAACTCTGGGCCTTCACTGGACCAGGGTTTTTGATGAGCATTGCTTACCTGGATCCAGGGAACATTGAGTCTGACCTCCAGTCTGGAGCTGTAGCTGGCTTTAAG CTCCTATGGGTGCTCCTTGGATCCACCATCATTGGGCTGCTGTTGCAGAGGTTAGCCGCACGGCTCGGGGTTGTCACAGGGATGCACCTGGCTGAAGTCTGCAACCGCCAGTATCCCACT GTTCCCCGGGTTATCCTTTGGCTGATGATTGAACTGGCCATTATTGGCTCAGACATGCAGGAGGTGATTGGCTGTGCAATAGCTCTGAACCTTCTCTCTGTGGGCAG GATCCCACTGTGGGGAGGAGTTCTCATCACCATCACAGACACTTTTGTGTTCCTCTTTCTTGACAAATATG GCCTGAGGAAACTTGAAGCTTTCTTTGGCTTTCTTATCACTGTAATGGCTGTGAGCTTTGGTTACGAG taTGTGCTGGTAAATCCAAACCAAGGGGGGGTACTGAAGGGGATGTTTGTGCCCTACTGTGCTGGCTGTGGGTCCCAGCAGCTGGAGCAGGCAGTGGGAATCGTAGGCGCTGTTATCATGCCACACAacatctatctgcactcagcGCTGGTCAAG TCCCGAGAAGTTGATcgcaaaaataaaaaggacgTTAAAGAGGCCAACAAGTACTTCTTCATCGAGTCAGCAATCgctctcttcatttcttttcttatcAACGTCTTTGTTGTAGCTGTCTTTGCTCAGGCCTTCTATAATAAAACCAATATGGACGTG AACGCTGAGTGCAACGCAACCGGCAGCCCTCACACAGATCTCTTCCCTCTCAATAACGACACACTTCAGGTGGACATCTACAAAGGG GGCATAGTCCTGGGCTGTTTCTTTGGCCCTGCAGCCCTCTACATCTGGGCCATAGGGATCCTGGCAGCTGGACAGAGCTCCACCATGACAGGCACTTACTCTGGACAGTTTGTCATGGAG ggTTTCCTGAACCTACGGTGGTCCCGTTTTGCGCGGGTGCTGCTGACCCGATCCATTGCCATCACGCCAACACTGTTGGTAGCCATTTTCCAGGATGTCCGCCATCTGACAGGGATGAATGACTTTCTCAATGTGCTTCAAAGCATGCAG CTTCCGTTTGCTTTGATCCCCATTCTGACCTTCACCAGTCTGACATCCATCATGAATGACTTTGCAAATGGATT GGTGTGGAAGATTTCCGGGGGCATCGTCATCCTGATGGTTTGTGCAATCAACATGTACTTTGTGGTGGTTTATGTGACGTCACTGAACAGTGTGCTGTACTACGTTCTCGCTGGATTCATCTCCGTAGCCTATCTGTGCTTTATACTCTACTTG GTATGGCACTGTCTGATTGCCTTGGGAGTTTCCTGCCTGGACTTTGGCAGCAGG
- the LOC113130482 gene encoding natural resistance-associated macrophage protein 2-like isoform X2 — translation MNAQQEGDILEDDSSQDNGVQTNQYSSIAPAASPVAQEDPFTTYFEEKVPIPENVNQIFSFRKLWAFTGPGFLMSIAYLDPGNIESDLQSGAVAGFKLLWVLLGSTIIGLLLQRLAARLGVVTGMHLAEVCNRQYPTVPRVILWLMIELAIIGSDMQEVIGCAIALNLLSVGRIPLWGGVLITITDTFVFLFLDKYGLRKLEAFFGFLITVMAVSFGYEYVLVNPNQGGVLKGMFVPYCAGCGSQQLEQAVGIVGAVIMPHNIYLHSALVKSREVDRKNKKDVKEANKYFFIESAIALFISFLINVFVVAVFAQAFYNKTNMDVNAECNATGSPHTDLFPLNNDTLQVDIYKGGIVLGCFFGPAALYIWAIGILAAGQSSTMTGTYSGQFVMEGFLNLRWSRFARVLLTRSIAITPTLLVAIFQDVRHLTGMNDFLNVLQSMQLPFALIPILTFTSLTSIMNDFANGLVWKISGGIVILMVCAINMYFVVVYVTSLNSVLYYVLAGFISVAYLCFILYLVWHCLIALGVSCLDFGSRMQVGLSRHTDIYLLNDMDGA, via the exons ATGAATGCTCAGCAAGAAGGAGACATTCTCGAAG ATGACTCCAGTCAGGACAATGGAGTCCAGACAAACCAGTACAGCTCCATCGCTCCTGCTGCCTCACCTGTGGCCCAGGAGGACCCTTTCACCACGTATTTTGAAGAGAAGGTGCCCATTCCCGAGAATGTAAACCAG ATATTCAGTTTCCGTAAACTCTGGGCCTTCACTGGACCAGGGTTTTTGATGAGCATTGCTTACCTGGATCCAGGGAACATTGAGTCTGACCTCCAGTCTGGAGCTGTAGCTGGCTTTAAG CTCCTATGGGTGCTCCTTGGATCCACCATCATTGGGCTGCTGTTGCAGAGGTTAGCCGCACGGCTCGGGGTTGTCACAGGGATGCACCTGGCTGAAGTCTGCAACCGCCAGTATCCCACT GTTCCCCGGGTTATCCTTTGGCTGATGATTGAACTGGCCATTATTGGCTCAGACATGCAGGAGGTGATTGGCTGTGCAATAGCTCTGAACCTTCTCTCTGTGGGCAG GATCCCACTGTGGGGAGGAGTTCTCATCACCATCACAGACACTTTTGTGTTCCTCTTTCTTGACAAATATG GCCTGAGGAAACTTGAAGCTTTCTTTGGCTTTCTTATCACTGTAATGGCTGTGAGCTTTGGTTACGAG taTGTGCTGGTAAATCCAAACCAAGGGGGGGTACTGAAGGGGATGTTTGTGCCCTACTGTGCTGGCTGTGGGTCCCAGCAGCTGGAGCAGGCAGTGGGAATCGTAGGCGCTGTTATCATGCCACACAacatctatctgcactcagcGCTGGTCAAG TCCCGAGAAGTTGATcgcaaaaataaaaaggacgTTAAAGAGGCCAACAAGTACTTCTTCATCGAGTCAGCAATCgctctcttcatttcttttcttatcAACGTCTTTGTTGTAGCTGTCTTTGCTCAGGCCTTCTATAATAAAACCAATATGGACGTG AACGCTGAGTGCAACGCAACCGGCAGCCCTCACACAGATCTCTTCCCTCTCAATAACGACACACTTCAGGTGGACATCTACAAAGGG GGCATAGTCCTGGGCTGTTTCTTTGGCCCTGCAGCCCTCTACATCTGGGCCATAGGGATCCTGGCAGCTGGACAGAGCTCCACCATGACAGGCACTTACTCTGGACAGTTTGTCATGGAG ggTTTCCTGAACCTACGGTGGTCCCGTTTTGCGCGGGTGCTGCTGACCCGATCCATTGCCATCACGCCAACACTGTTGGTAGCCATTTTCCAGGATGTCCGCCATCTGACAGGGATGAATGACTTTCTCAATGTGCTTCAAAGCATGCAG CTTCCGTTTGCTTTGATCCCCATTCTGACCTTCACCAGTCTGACATCCATCATGAATGACTTTGCAAATGGATT GGTGTGGAAGATTTCCGGGGGCATCGTCATCCTGATGGTTTGTGCAATCAACATGTACTTTGTGGTGGTTTATGTGACGTCACTGAACAGTGTGCTGTACTACGTTCTCGCTGGATTCATCTCCGTAGCCTATCTGTGCTTTATACTCTACTTG GTATGGCACTGTCTGATTGCCTTGGGAGTTTCCTGCCTGGACTTTGGCAGCAGG